A single window of Archangium gephyra DNA harbors:
- the gap gene encoding type I glyceraldehyde-3-phosphate dehydrogenase has protein sequence MATKIAINGFGRIGRCVLRAALSRKENLDFVAINDLDEPAALAHLFKYDSVHGTWQGTVKATDKAIIIDGKEIAVTAQKDPTALPWKSLGADIVLECTGRFTERDDAAKHMGAGAKKVIISAPAKGPDLTLAYGINHDQYDPKKHHILSNASCTTNCLAPLGKVLLENFGIEKGVMTTIHSYTNDQRILDLTHKDLRRARAAALSMIPASTGAAKAIGEVLPALKGKMNGQAVRVPTPNVSLVDLTVVTSKSVTVDAVNAAFKAAAEGPLKGILQYSDELTVSVDYNGNPHSSIFDSTNTMVMGDNLLKVMAWYDNEWGFSNRMVDTAKFLASKGL, from the coding sequence ATGGCCACCAAGATTGCCATCAACGGGTTCGGTCGCATCGGCCGCTGCGTGCTTCGCGCCGCGCTGAGCCGCAAGGAGAACCTCGACTTCGTCGCCATCAACGACCTGGACGAGCCGGCCGCCCTGGCCCACCTCTTCAAGTACGACTCCGTGCACGGCACCTGGCAGGGCACCGTGAAGGCCACGGACAAGGCCATCATCATCGACGGCAAGGAGATCGCCGTCACCGCCCAGAAGGACCCCACCGCGCTGCCCTGGAAGTCCCTGGGCGCGGACATCGTCCTCGAGTGCACCGGCCGCTTCACCGAGCGTGATGACGCCGCCAAGCACATGGGCGCGGGCGCCAAGAAGGTCATCATCTCCGCCCCGGCCAAGGGCCCGGACCTGACCCTCGCCTACGGCATCAACCACGACCAGTACGATCCGAAGAAGCACCACATCCTCTCCAACGCCTCGTGCACCACCAACTGCCTGGCGCCGCTGGGCAAGGTGCTGCTGGAGAACTTCGGCATCGAGAAGGGTGTGATGACCACCATCCACAGCTACACCAACGACCAGCGCATCCTGGACCTCACGCACAAGGATCTGCGCCGCGCCCGCGCCGCCGCGCTGTCGATGATTCCCGCCTCCACCGGCGCCGCGAAGGCCATCGGCGAGGTGCTCCCGGCGCTCAAGGGCAAGATGAACGGCCAGGCGGTGCGCGTGCCCACCCCGAACGTGTCCCTGGTGGACCTGACCGTCGTGACGAGCAAGAGCGTCACCGTGGACGCCGTCAACGCCGCCTTCAAGGCCGCCGCCGAGGGCCCGCTCAAGGGCATCCTCCAGTACAGCGACGAGCTGACCGTCTCCGTCGACTACAACGGCAACCCGCACTCCTCCATCTTCGACTCCACCAACACCATGGTCATGGGCGACAACCTGCTCAAGGTGATGGCCTGGTACGACAACGAGTGGGGCTTCTCCAACCGCATGGTGGACACGGCGAAGTTCCTCGCCTCCAAGGGTCTGTAA
- a CDS encoding phosphoglycerate kinase, producing MIRYIDDMQLTGKRVFIRVDFNVPLEGKRITDDTRIREALPTIRRALELGGKVILASHLGRPKGPDPKLSLEPAASRLSELLGAKHEVILADDCVGDGVRKLVKDLKDGQVLMLENLRFHKEEEANDDAFARELATFADVYINDAFGTAHRAHASTAGMVPHVKEKGAGLLMRKELEYLGGALKNPTKPFVAILGGSKVSDKIKVIESLLPKVDALLIGGAMAYTFLKAQGIEVGKSRVEEDKLSLATRMLEAAQRLKTSLVLPVDHVCSTEPTDKGPVREVADRAIPADLMGLDIGPKTRAMYSEHIKSAKTVVWNGPMGMFEIEKYAAGTRTVAESMAINKDAITIVGGGDSAAAVTQMGLAPKLSHVSTGGGASLEFLEGRELPGVKALETK from the coding sequence ATGATCCGCTACATCGACGACATGCAGCTCACCGGCAAGCGCGTCTTCATCCGGGTGGACTTCAACGTTCCCCTGGAAGGCAAGCGCATCACCGACGACACCCGCATCCGCGAGGCGCTGCCGACCATCCGGCGCGCCCTGGAGCTGGGTGGCAAGGTGATTCTGGCCTCCCACCTCGGGCGCCCCAAGGGCCCCGACCCGAAGCTCTCGCTGGAGCCGGCCGCCAGCCGCCTCAGCGAGCTGCTCGGTGCCAAGCACGAGGTCATCCTCGCCGACGACTGCGTGGGTGACGGCGTGCGCAAGCTGGTGAAGGACCTCAAGGACGGCCAGGTGCTCATGCTCGAGAACCTGCGCTTCCACAAGGAGGAGGAGGCCAACGACGACGCCTTCGCGCGCGAGCTGGCCACCTTCGCCGACGTCTACATCAACGACGCCTTCGGTACCGCGCACCGCGCCCATGCCTCCACCGCCGGCATGGTGCCGCACGTGAAGGAGAAGGGCGCCGGCCTCCTGATGCGCAAGGAGCTGGAGTACCTGGGCGGGGCGCTGAAGAACCCGACCAAGCCCTTCGTGGCCATCCTGGGCGGCTCCAAGGTGAGCGACAAGATCAAGGTCATCGAGAGCCTGCTGCCCAAGGTGGACGCGCTGCTCATCGGTGGCGCCATGGCCTACACCTTCCTCAAGGCGCAGGGGATTGAAGTGGGCAAGAGCCGCGTGGAGGAGGACAAGCTGTCCCTGGCCACGCGCATGCTCGAGGCGGCGCAGCGGCTGAAGACGTCGCTGGTGCTGCCCGTGGACCACGTCTGCAGCACCGAGCCCACGGACAAGGGCCCCGTGCGCGAGGTGGCCGACCGCGCCATCCCCGCGGACCTGATGGGCCTGGACATCGGCCCCAAGACGCGGGCCATGTACTCCGAGCACATCAAGAGCGCCAAGACGGTGGTGTGGAACGGCCCCATGGGCATGTTCGAGATCGAGAAGTACGCCGCGGGCACGCGCACGGTGGCCGAGTCCATGGCCATCAACAAGGACGCCATCACGATTGTCGGCGGCGGAGACAGCGCCGCGGCCGTGACGCAGATGGGGCTGGCGCCCAAGCTGAGCCACGTGTCCACCGGCGGTGGTGCCTCGCTGGAGTTCCTCGAGGGGCGCGAGCTGCCGGGCGTGAAGGCGCTGGAGACGAAGTAG
- a CDS encoding SNF2-related protein, with translation MMDDFQIDARRWRFLDNPARYIERETGGLQVEPLARQFKTAKEILSRLAGGSGVLLADDVGLGKTTVGALVAWVVACQNKRVRIYAPNEVLRRRWAEELERHVPMLWQLGASYDRIKQGGVGKLNAGRIQIATHDALVKSHGNNEQRTACDLMIIDEAHRAKGDGSAFNEALRNLGDRAKRKLILTATPFSIKLAELEQLLQFVGATQLEAVRRYAGELTRLYTLGAGHDVTAESKRLVSAARAAIEELQPYLIRHGIDDLSASERKHFGAVSSGRWEIPTAPATQEELALLLRMDRLLQLTPARKGERRNDPRFHIGWQHVGTELERATERAKDDSDHAALRHIKAATKALSVRRAKPHPKIAAVSEAIRPLLDAGEKVLVFCHHRATASELLDALERSLKVASDSRSGPPEKVWRAAWESLLPGKDALVAPIIDWLSTPGLRWQIGGWLGKPASTAKGLADQFATVRPRNAPSGVPTILEAATTLTESLLDTQSKSTRALLKSIVKGTHTFGGKTSHFPGRLDDGLRAMGAWKHDGHGEPPKTLYTGKPDIVLALFNSPFGPDVLVTTDRLSEGVDLHRCCRYLIHYELDPSPVRTLQRNGRVRRVGSWAALTGQPICYAYPTFGGTRDEKAVGIMRQRINAFGLLLGGVPSLDDEAGYSEQSFAEEVLRGARKDLELLNRRLCV, from the coding sequence ATGATGGACGACTTTCAGATCGACGCCCGGAGGTGGCGCTTCCTCGACAACCCTGCCCGGTACATCGAACGCGAGACGGGCGGCCTCCAGGTTGAGCCGCTCGCGAGACAGTTCAAGACAGCGAAGGAGATCCTCTCTCGACTCGCGGGCGGAAGTGGTGTGCTGCTGGCCGACGACGTTGGGCTCGGCAAGACGACCGTCGGCGCGCTCGTCGCGTGGGTCGTCGCCTGCCAGAACAAGCGCGTGCGAATCTACGCGCCCAATGAGGTCCTGCGTCGGCGCTGGGCCGAGGAGCTCGAGCGCCACGTGCCCATGCTCTGGCAGCTCGGCGCGAGCTACGACCGCATCAAGCAAGGCGGCGTCGGGAAGCTGAACGCGGGGCGCATCCAGATCGCGACCCATGACGCACTGGTCAAGAGCCACGGTAACAATGAGCAGCGCACCGCGTGCGACCTCATGATCATCGACGAGGCGCACCGTGCGAAGGGGGACGGCAGCGCCTTCAACGAGGCGCTCCGAAACCTCGGCGACCGCGCGAAGCGGAAGCTGATTCTCACCGCCACGCCGTTTAGCATCAAGCTCGCTGAGCTGGAGCAACTGCTGCAGTTCGTCGGCGCAACCCAACTCGAGGCGGTGCGACGCTACGCGGGAGAGTTGACGCGACTCTACACCCTCGGTGCTGGCCACGACGTCACCGCCGAGTCCAAGCGGCTCGTGAGCGCCGCGAGGGCGGCGATAGAAGAGCTGCAGCCATACCTCATCCGTCACGGCATCGACGACCTGTCGGCGTCAGAGCGGAAGCACTTCGGTGCCGTCAGTTCAGGGCGGTGGGAGATCCCAACGGCACCGGCGACGCAGGAGGAGCTCGCGCTGCTCCTACGGATGGACCGCCTCCTCCAGCTCACACCGGCGCGGAAGGGCGAACGGCGGAACGACCCGCGCTTCCACATCGGCTGGCAGCACGTCGGCACCGAGCTCGAGCGAGCCACGGAGCGGGCCAAAGACGACTCCGACCACGCTGCTCTCCGGCACATCAAGGCTGCGACGAAAGCGCTGAGCGTCAGGCGCGCGAAGCCCCACCCAAAGATTGCGGCGGTCAGCGAGGCCATCCGGCCGCTGCTGGACGCTGGCGAGAAGGTGCTCGTGTTCTGCCACCACCGCGCGACCGCAAGCGAGCTGCTCGACGCGCTGGAGCGATCCCTGAAGGTAGCGAGCGATTCGCGGAGCGGTCCACCCGAGAAGGTGTGGCGTGCAGCGTGGGAGTCGTTGCTGCCCGGCAAGGATGCCCTCGTGGCACCGATCATCGATTGGCTCAGCACGCCTGGTCTGCGGTGGCAGATCGGTGGCTGGCTCGGCAAGCCGGCGAGCACCGCGAAGGGTTTGGCGGACCAGTTCGCGACAGTCAGACCGCGCAATGCGCCCTCCGGCGTGCCGACGATTCTCGAGGCGGCGACGACGCTGACGGAGTCTCTCCTCGACACGCAGTCGAAGTCGACGCGCGCTCTCTTGAAGAGCATTGTGAAGGGGACGCACACCTTCGGCGGCAAGACCTCGCATTTCCCGGGGCGCCTCGATGACGGCCTTCGAGCAATGGGCGCATGGAAACACGATGGTCACGGCGAGCCGCCGAAGACGCTGTACACGGGCAAGCCCGACATCGTGCTCGCGCTCTTCAATAGCCCGTTCGGGCCCGACGTACTGGTCACCACCGACCGCCTGAGCGAGGGCGTCGATCTGCATCGCTGCTGCCGATACCTGATCCACTACGAACTCGATCCCAGCCCCGTGCGCACATTGCAGCGCAACGGCCGCGTGCGTCGCGTCGGTTCGTGGGCGGCGCTCACGGGTCAGCCGATCTGCTACGCGTACCCGACGTTCGGCGGCACACGCGACGAGAAGGCCGTCGGCATCATGAGGCAGCGCATCAACGCCTTCGGGTTGCTGCTCGGCGGTGTCCCATCGCTCGACGATGAAGCGGGCTACAGCGAGCAGAGTTTCGCAGAGGAGGTCCTTCGCGGCGCGCGCAAGGACCTCGAGTTGCTCAACCGGCGGCTCTGCGTGTGA
- the secG gene encoding preprotein translocase subunit SecG produces MLTFVTIVHVLLCVFMIFVILLQPGKDAGMGSALGGGAATSAFGGRGATTFLTKITGICAAMFFLTSLGLSFVGMRTSVAGSLANKPAATQPAPAPQQGTAAPGAGAPPAGQIPPANPQEAAPPSGAAPAAPGSVEQPRPADAPAPAPAPGQ; encoded by the coding sequence ATGTTGACCTTCGTGACGATCGTGCACGTCCTCCTGTGCGTGTTCATGATCTTCGTCATCCTGTTGCAGCCCGGGAAGGACGCCGGAATGGGTTCGGCCCTGGGTGGCGGTGCCGCGACGAGCGCCTTCGGTGGCCGCGGCGCGACGACCTTCCTGACCAAGATCACCGGCATCTGCGCGGCGATGTTCTTCCTGACGTCGCTGGGCCTGTCCTTCGTGGGCATGCGCACGTCGGTGGCGGGCTCGCTGGCGAACAAGCCGGCGGCGACGCAGCCGGCTCCCGCGCCGCAGCAGGGCACGGCGGCGCCGGGTGCTGGGGCTCCTCCGGCGGGCCAGATTCCTCCGGCCAATCCGCAGGAGGCGGCGCCTCCCTCGGGTGCGGCTCCGGCGGCTCCGGGCAGCGTGGAGCAGCCGCGTCCGGCTGACGCTCCGGCTCCTGCCCCGGCGCCCGGGCAGTAG
- the tpiA gene encoding triose-phosphate isomerase gives MAAQARRKLIAGNWKMNKTIPEGLALVRELKGLVASLPGDRVELAVAPPFLSLQAVAKELEGSAVKLAAQNCHWEASGAYTGEVSAQMLKDVGCAYVIVGHSERRQYFGETDETVNKRTRAVVGAGMSPIICVGETLAEREANRTLEVVERQVAGALKGFQAAEVAGFVLAYEPVWAIGTGRTATSAQAQEVHRALREQLVRLYDRGTADRVLIQYGGSVKPDNAAELLGQPDVDGALVGGASLKAGDFAAIAKGGV, from the coding sequence ATGGCGGCACAGGCGCGACGCAAGCTCATCGCCGGCAACTGGAAGATGAACAAGACCATCCCCGAGGGGCTCGCGTTGGTGCGGGAGCTGAAGGGGCTGGTGGCCTCGCTTCCGGGGGACCGGGTGGAGCTGGCCGTGGCGCCGCCGTTCCTGTCGTTGCAGGCCGTGGCGAAGGAGCTCGAGGGCTCCGCCGTGAAGCTGGCCGCCCAGAACTGCCACTGGGAGGCCAGCGGTGCGTACACCGGTGAGGTGTCCGCGCAGATGTTGAAGGACGTGGGGTGTGCCTACGTCATCGTGGGCCACTCCGAGCGCCGGCAGTACTTCGGCGAGACGGACGAGACGGTGAACAAGCGGACCCGGGCGGTGGTGGGGGCGGGGATGTCGCCCATCATCTGTGTGGGCGAGACGTTGGCCGAGCGCGAGGCCAACCGCACCCTGGAGGTGGTGGAGCGGCAGGTGGCGGGGGCGCTGAAGGGCTTCCAGGCGGCCGAGGTGGCGGGCTTCGTCCTGGCGTATGAGCCGGTGTGGGCGATTGGGACGGGCCGGACGGCCACCAGTGCCCAGGCGCAGGAGGTGCACCGGGCCCTCCGCGAGCAGCTCGTGCGGCTGTACGACCGGGGGACGGCGGACCGGGTGCTCATCCAGTACGGTGGGAGCGTGAAGCCGGACAACGCGGCGGAATTGCTGGGCCAGCCGGACGTGGACGGGGCGCTGGTGGGTGGGGCGAGCCTGAAGGCGGGCGACTTCGCGGCGATCGCGAAGGGCGGGGTGTGA